From a region of the Alnus glutinosa chromosome 1, dhAlnGlut1.1, whole genome shotgun sequence genome:
- the LOC133858853 gene encoding ethylene-responsive transcription factor ERF086, translating to MSTTSKTLDKPYKGYEPAGLVQAGFALIQRNTSPPQPGERRGRRKQAEPGRFLGVRRRPWGRYAAEIRDPTTKERHWLGTFDTAQEAALAYDRAALSMKGTQARTNFVYSENTHAFHSLLTPFDHHHVQAFLPTSQFLTATTNTTTHTKEPTNQNTPSKPNIACVETSHGAADADDNSFFFSDDYSSGYLGCIVPDNCLRPPSDHHPTTTKYSNPMNTNSMEIQSHYCDSNALPLDGVNVPNNYPEDFPCLEELNHGFWDIDDQQAPWGSNSSELSAMINNPLMVEDGCMGALYPFIENPTSYGTMPPAPAASSTTCFPSSVSPYGDVVDLGSSIF from the coding sequence ATGTCGACGACCTCCAAAACTTTGGATAAACCCTACAAAGGCTATGAGCCTGCAGGCCTGGTTCAAGCGGGTTTTGCACTAATCCAGCGAAACACGTCCCCACCACAGCCTGGTGAGAGAAGAGGCAGAAGAAAGCAAGCTGAGCCGGGGAGATTTCTTGGGGTTCGGCGGCGCCCTTGGGGCCGATATGCCGCCGAAATCAGAGACCCTACGACTAAAGAGAGGCACTGGCTTGGCACGTTTGACACTGCCCAGGAAGCAGCTCTTGCTTATGACAGGGCTGCCTTGTCCATGAAAGGCACCCAAGCAAGAACAAACTTCGTCTACTCTGAAAACACTCATGCCTTCCACTCTCTTCTGACCCCATTTGATCATCATCATGTTCAAGCCTTCTTACCTACATCACAGTTCCTCACTGCTACTACTAATACTACTACTCACACAAAAGAACCCACCAATCAGAATACTCCATCTAAGCCTAACATTGCGTGTGTAGAAACTTCACATGGGGCAGCAGATGCAGACGATAatagcttcttcttctctgaTGATTATAGTTCAGGCTACTTGGGATGCATAGTGCCTGATAACTGCTTGAGACCTCCTTCTGATCATCATCCCACAACTACAAAATACAGCAACCCCATGAACACAAATTCCATGGAAATTCAGTCACATTATTGTGACAGCAATGCGCTCCCTTTAGACGGTGTTAATGTGCCAAATAATTACCCCGAAGATTTTCCTTGCTTGGAAGAACTCAATCATGGATTCTGGGATATTGATGATCAGCAGGCGCCATGGGGGTCAAATTCCAGCGAACTCTCAGCAATGATCAACAACCCGTTGATGGTGGAAGATGGGTGCATGGGAGCTTTGTATCCATTTATTGAGAATCCTACTAGTTACGGGACAATGCCTCCAGCTCCGGCCGCGTCTTCAACCACTTGCTTTCCGTCGTCAGTTTCTCCTTACGGTGATGTAGTTGACTTGGGATCTTCCATTTTTTGA